A stretch of Anoplopoma fimbria isolate UVic2021 breed Golden Eagle Sablefish chromosome 4, Afim_UVic_2022, whole genome shotgun sequence DNA encodes these proteins:
- the chic1 gene encoding cysteine-rich hydrophobic domain-containing protein 1, translated as MSVLLPNMADFDTIYELEDEEDEHVVSEEHLPRYFPEPVVMRGAGHITVFGLSNRFDTEFPSVLTGKVAPEEFKTSISRVNACLKKNLPVNVKWLLCGCLCCCCTVGCSLWPVICLNKRTRRSIHKLLEWENNRLYHKLGLHWKLSKRKCESSNMMEYVILIDFLPKYPIFRPD; from the exons ATGAGCGTCTTACTACCCAACATGGCGGACTTTGATACCATTTATGAGTTGGAAGACGAAGAGGATGAGCACGTAGTGAGCGAGGAACACCTGCCCAGATACTTCCCGGAGCCCGTGGTGATGCGAGGGGCCGGACACATCACCGT gTTTGGATTGAGCAACAGATTTGACACAGAATTTCCCTCTGTTCTCACGGGAAAG GTAGCACCAGAGGAATTCAAAACCAGCATCAGCAGGGTGAATGCCTGTTTGAAGAAGAACTTGCCTGTGAATGTGAAGTGGCTTCTTTGCGGCTGCctgtgctgttgttgtacagtagGCTGCAGTCTATGGCCCGTTATCTGCCTCAACAAGAGA ACGAGACGGTCTATTCATAAATTGTTAGAGTGGGAGAATAACCGATTATACCACAAG ctgGGGCTGCACTGGAAActcagtaaaagaaaatgtgaaagcagTAATATGATGGAATAT GTGATTCTTATAGATTTCTTACCGAAATATCCTATATTCCGACCGGACTGA